The genomic interval TTATCCAAGGCTGCTGCGGAAATGCGTGCCGGTGGATTCTTTGGTTATGGTGGCGACCAGATCGGCGAGAATATAGTACGGTTTGAAAAAGGACCCGATGACAGAGTGTTCCTGCGCGAAATTTCCTATGCCGAATATTCTAAGGATTCTTCTTCTCCGATGTTCCGTTCTGTTTCCAATTCCAATGTACAGCCGATTGTTGCCTCTTTTGAGGTGAAGGCATTTGGAAAGGATTCAGCCAGCACGGTCATTGATGTCACCAGCTTTGTGGCCAGTGATAATGAAGTTCTTTATTTCAACAGCGGGTTGAAAAGGGCTTTATCGATCGGTGGTATGCAGGCAGATAAATCCTACATCGTTTCCATGCGTTCTTTCCCTATCAATGTAGAGATCAGAACCGTGAAAACCTATGGCCGTGCTCCTTCACCCGGCGCAGCTGGCGGGGCAGCCCCCACCGGCAACCTGACCGTAGAACTGAATAGCTCCATGGTTATTTTACCCGAGGTTCCCATGCAGGCCCGTCATTACGATGACAGGGTTGGTTATTTCACTGTGGGGTATACCGATTTTGATGCCAATCCCCAGGGTGTAAAATCCATTCGCCTGGCTAAAAGATGGCGCCTCGAGCCTAAGGATGAGGATATGGAAAAATATAAGCGTGGTGAATTGGTTGAGCCCAAGAAACCCATTGTGTTTTATATTGACCCTGCTACCCCCGAAAAATGGGTACCCTACCTGATGCAGGGCGTGAATGATTGGAAAATTGCGTTTGAAAAAGCCGGCTTCAAAAATGCCATCATGGCTAAACGCGCCCCCACATGGGAAGAGGATAGCACCTGGAGCCTGGATGATGCCCGTAACTCAGCGATCGTTTATAAATCATCCGCCATCCCCAATGCCAGTGGCCCCAGTATTGCTGACCCGCGTAGTGGGGAGATCATGGAAAGCCATATCAACTGGTATCACAATGTAATGCAATTGGTGCACGACTGGTACATGGTACAAGCTTCCATGAGCGATGCCGGTGCCCGCAAAATGAATTTTGATGATGAACTGATGGGTGAACTCATCCGTTTTGTTTCTTCACATGAGGTAGGACATACCCTTGGTCTCCGTCACAACTTTGGTTCCAGCTCCACTGTACCCGTAGAGAACCTGCGGAACAAAGCATGGGTAGAAGCCAATGGACATACCCCGTCGATCATGGACTATGCCCGTTTCAACTATGTAGCCCAACCTGAAGACAATATTACCCGTGCGGGTATGTTCCCTAAGATCGGTGATTACGACCAGTGGGCCATTGAATGGGGTTACCGTCGTTTCCCTCAATACAGCAGCCCCGAGGCCGAGAAAACCCATGTTAATAACTGGGTGATCGAAAAACTCAAGAACCGCCGTCTCTGGTGGGGTGATGGGGAAGCCAATCGCGATGATCCACGTAGCCAGTCAGAAGACCTGAGCAGTGATAATATCAAAGCCAGTCAGTATGGTATCAAGAACCTGCAGCGTATCGTTCCCCAATTGGCCGAGTGGACCAAAGAACCCAATGAGGATTACAGCAACCTGCGTAATATGTATTCTCAGGTGAGTGGTCAGTTCAACCGCTATATGGGACATGTATCCCGTCATGTAGGTGGAATCTACCGCACACCGAAAACAGTGGAGGAATCCGGCTCTGTGTACGAGATCGTACCCAAAGCCAACCAGCAAAGCGCTGTTTCCTTCCTTAATCAGCAATTGTTTACCACACCAACCTGGTTGATCAATAAGGACATTTTTGCCCGTACAGGTCAATCCGGACTTACTGTGATCGGTGGCATCCAGGACAATGTGTTGCGCTCATTGTTGAGCACAGGAACACTCACCAAACTGGTAGAGGCTGAATCCAATCTCGGCACAGCCGCTTACCGGATCACTGATTTGCTGGGTGACCTGAAGAAAGGAATTTTCAGCGAACTCTCTGGGAACAAGCCCGTGGATATCTATCGCAGAAATCTGCAGAAATCCTATGTGTCTCAATTGAGCGGACTGATCAATCCTCCGGCATCTCCGACTATCTCTCTTGGTGGCGGAGCAATTAGCCTGGGTGGTTCAAATATTGACAAATCAGACATCAAGAGCGTTGTTAGGGCCCATCTGTCGCAATTGCGCAGCGAAGCCCGTGCTGCCGCTTCTTCCAATCCCGATTCCATGACCCGCTATCATCTGCAGGACCTGGTGTCGAGGATTGATGAGGCTCTTGATCCAAAATAGCAGAAGTTGGATGATGGATGTTGGATGTTGGATGACGGCCTTCTGTCACCCAACATCCAACATCTAACATCTAACATCTCTCCAACCAATTTCCTACCTTTACACCATGGTCACCCGCGATATATTATCCCTCTCCTGGCGTTCCGTACGAGGCAATAAGCTCCGTACCGGTATCACCGTGGCGATCATCGCGGTTGGGATCATGGCGCTTATCGGGATCATTACCGCGATAAAGGCCATGAACCAAAAACTCACGGAGAGTTTTTCCACCATGGGGGCCAATGGATTTACCATTCGTTACCGGGAGCGGAATATTCGCTTTGGTGGCGGCGGAAATGAGATTCAGAAAGAAAAGAAAGGACAGAAGAAAGAAAAAAAATCAAGCATCGGTCGGATTATCACAAAAGAAGAGGCCGAGCTTTTCAAACAACATTTCAAATTTCCGGCAACCGTAGGCATTTCTGCCTTTGCCCAACGAAATGGACTCGTCTCCTTTGAGTCCAAGAAAACAAGTCCCAATGTATTTGTATTTGGGGCCGATGAAAATTACCTCGCGCTGAACGGATTTAAATTATTGGCTGGTCGGAACATGAGCATACAAGATGTGAACAGTGGGCGCTATGTATGTATTGTGGGGTATGATGTGGCCAATAACCTTTTTAAGGGAAAACCAGAGAAGGCTGTTAATGCCATTGTGCGAATGAATAATATTCCCTATCGCGTGTTGGGTGTATTGGCCAGTCGGGGATCTTCCTTTGGGTTTAGCCGTGACAATATTTTCATTACAGGCTATATCAATTCCAAAAAGCAATTCAATTCCGGTTTCTCCTATACCCTTGCCATCATGACCGATCAGGTGAATCAGGTCGAAGAAGCCATGGGCGAATCAGAAGGGGTATTTCGGGCTGTACGCAAACTCACCACAACAGAAGGAAATAATTTTGTGATCGATCGAAATGATAGTGTGGCGGAGAAAGCCATCAACAGTCTTGGCTTTCTGACCATTTCAGCCACGGTTATCGGATTGATCACGCTTATCGGGGCCGCAATCGGTCTGATGAATATTATGCTTGTATCCGTGACGGAAAGAACCAAGGAAGTTGGGTTGGTAAAGGCCATTGGTGGCAAAAGCAGTTCCGTCCGTCTTCAATTCCTGCTCGAAGCTATTTTGATCAGTCTCCTTGGAGCCTTGTTTGGTATCATATTAGGTATTTTACTGGGCAACCTTGCCGCAACGGTTTTCAACACCGGATTTGTGGTCCCCTGGCAATGGGTAGGGCTGGGTATTGCCATTTGCAGCCTTGTCGGACTCCTGGCAGGTCTCTATCCTGCACTCAAAGCCGGGAAACTCAATCCCATTGAGGCTCTCCGATACGAATAGGTGTTAGGCTATTTTTCCCTCATAAAGAGCTGTAATTCACTGATCAAACTCAGGTTATTTTCTGACCTAAAGAATTGTTTCCTATTAAAAAATCATTAACTTGACCACCTGTTTAAAAAAAACCAATAGGTACCAATTTGTAATTAACTTTTTTCAGTAGAATTGTACCTCTTTATTCTGGACTGAATTCTCTAAACTTAAAAATTAAAAACAAAGATCATGGCTGACACAAAACCGACTGCCGCAGCTACAGTTAAGGCGACATCTGTGCAAGTGAAAAAAAGCTCGAATGCGATTTCCTGGCTTGCCCCCATTCTATGTATTATTGCTGGTTACGCTTTTTGGCGTTTTGTACTCGGCGCTGATAGTGGATTTGGGATCCCCGATAAGGATGGTGGATTCTGGCCTGACCACAAAGAACCCAAGAACGCTCTTCACCGTATCTATGAGGGTGGTATCATCGTTCCCCTTCTGATCGGTATGTTCCTGATGGTTGTAGTATTTTCTATCGAACGTTTGCTGACCATTCGTAAAGCATTGGGTAGCGGCTCTATTGCCGACTTCATCCGCAAAGTACAGTATCACCTGGCCAACCGCAATGTGGAAGCCGCTCTGTCTGAGTGCGACAAACAACGTGGTTCCGTAGCGAATGTAATGCGCGCCGGTCTCCGTCGTTACAAAGAAATGACCGTGAATAATGAACTGGATACAGAACAAAAGGTATTGGCTATTCAGAAGGAAGTAGAAGAAGCTACTGCCCTCGAATTGCCCATGCTCCAAAAGAACCTGGTATTCCTTTCCACGATCACCTCGGTAGGTACCCTGATCGCCCTGTTGGGTACGGTAATGGGTATGATCCGCTCCTTCTCTGCCCTTGGTTCCGATGAAGGTGGTGGTTCAAACGCAGCTGCCCTGGCGATTGGTATCTCGGAAGCCCTGTATAATACCGCCCTCGGTATCGGTACTTCGGCTATCGCGATGATCATGTATAACGTTTTCACTACCAAGATCGATTCAATCACTTACGGCATTGACGAATCAGGCTTTACACTGACCCAGAGCTTCGCTTCCCTGTACAAATAATAGCAGGGTTCCGGATTATGGAAAAAGGTAAAAATTGAATCTCAATTATTAAATGTTTGAAACATGCCAAGTGTTAAGATACCAAAGAAGAGTACGGATGTGGACATGACCCCCTTTGTGGACGTGGCCTTCCTGATCCTTACCTTCTTTATCATGGCCACCAAATTCAAGCCACCGGAAGCGGCCGAAATTACTACGCCGAATTCTGTGTCTACTGAATTGTTGCCTGATAATGATGCCATTCTGGTCTCCGTGGACAGCGCCGGACGCGTTTTCTTCGAAATGTTGGTCCAGGCCAGCCCCCAGCTTAAATACGATGTGATCAGTAATATGAACACAACCCGTAACCTGGGACTGACTCAGGAGGAAATGACCAAATTCAAAAACAAGGTTCCAGCCGTGGGAATGCCCATTGCCCAGCTGAAAAGCTACCTCTCCATGAACGAAGAGGAGATGAAGCGGGTAAAAATGCCAGGCATCCCGGTGAATGACTCCCTGGGCGGTGAACTTTATTTCTGGATCCGTGACGCCATTAGCGTTATGGCCGGGAAAAAGACCAACTACCTGATCAAAGGAGACAACAACACCAAATATCCCATCTTCGACCAGGTGCTCAACGCCTTTAAGAAGAATGATATTTACAAGTTCAACCTGGTAACGACACCGGAAGGCGTTCCTGCCAATACGGATCGTGACCGCCTGAACAAGGCTATTTTATCGCAACGTAAATAGTTATTTAACCTGTAAAAAGATTTTATGGCAAGTATAGATACCGGTGGTGGTGATAGCGGTCATAAGAAAGGACCGGGTGTGAAAAAGGCCAAAAAAATGTCGACCCGTATCGACATGACACCGATGGTGGATCTCGGGTTCTTGCTGATCACGTTCTTTATCTTTACCACAACCATGAGCAGCCCCTCCACAATGGACCTGTTCATGCCGAAGGATACCGAAAAGGACGAAGATCAAAACAAAGCCAAGCAATCCGGCGCCTTAACCATCCTCCTGGCCAAGGACAATACCGCCTATTATTATGAGGGCGAACTAGCCCCCGATGCCTCCAATTTCAAATCGGTGAAATTCAGCGAATTACGTCAGATTATCATCAACAAAAAGAAAGATGTGATCAGCCGTTACGTGAATGACCCGAAATGTGTGGAGACAAAACTCACGGAATCCAAAGCCAGAGGCCGGGAAAAAACCCGCGCTGAGGCCGAAGATGAGTGTAAACAGGCCGATATGGTAGTGGTAATCAAGCCCAATAAAGAATCTACGTACAAAAATACCGTGGATATACTGGATGAGATGACCATCAACAATATCAAGCGTTTTGCGCTCGTGAATATTTCCCCCGTAGAGGATGAATTGATCGCCAAGACCGAAGGGGCTTCAGGCGGACAGTAGTCCTTTATGGAAAAAGAAAAGAATTGCATCTAATTCAAAAACAAGACAATGGACGTAAATAAAATATTGACCAGTGACCTGCTGGACCTGATCTTCGAAGGAAGAAACAAGGCCTATGGGGCATATGAGTTGCGCAAGACCTACAAAAAGCGCCTCACGATCGCCCTCCTGAGCACAGCCCTGGTCGCCATCCTCGCCCTGGGTGGGTCCTTGCTGGCCAGTGAGATCAAAAAGAACAGGAGTGAGAAGGTAAAAA from Chitinophagales bacterium carries:
- a CDS encoding zinc-dependent metalloprotease; its protein translation is MFAQRRTGTPPAAPAVADTTKKPTPPARPATGPKPYKEVITAKAVSDEGLFTVHKVEDKYYFEVPNSLLGRDILVVNRLSKAAAEMRAGGFFGYGGDQIGENIVRFEKGPDDRVFLREISYAEYSKDSSSPMFRSVSNSNVQPIVASFEVKAFGKDSASTVIDVTSFVASDNEVLYFNSGLKRALSIGGMQADKSYIVSMRSFPINVEIRTVKTYGRAPSPGAAGGAAPTGNLTVELNSSMVILPEVPMQARHYDDRVGYFTVGYTDFDANPQGVKSIRLAKRWRLEPKDEDMEKYKRGELVEPKKPIVFYIDPATPEKWVPYLMQGVNDWKIAFEKAGFKNAIMAKRAPTWEEDSTWSLDDARNSAIVYKSSAIPNASGPSIADPRSGEIMESHINWYHNVMQLVHDWYMVQASMSDAGARKMNFDDELMGELIRFVSSHEVGHTLGLRHNFGSSSTVPVENLRNKAWVEANGHTPSIMDYARFNYVAQPEDNITRAGMFPKIGDYDQWAIEWGYRRFPQYSSPEAEKTHVNNWVIEKLKNRRLWWGDGEANRDDPRSQSEDLSSDNIKASQYGIKNLQRIVPQLAEWTKEPNEDYSNLRNMYSQVSGQFNRYMGHVSRHVGGIYRTPKTVEESGSVYEIVPKANQQSAVSFLNQQLFTTPTWLINKDIFARTGQSGLTVIGGIQDNVLRSLLSTGTLTKLVEAESNLGTAAYRITDLLGDLKKGIFSELSGNKPVDIYRRNLQKSYVSQLSGLINPPASPTISLGGGAISLGGSNIDKSDIKSVVRAHLSQLRSEARAAASSNPDSMTRYHLQDLVSRIDEALDPK
- a CDS encoding ABC transporter permease, which produces MVTRDILSLSWRSVRGNKLRTGITVAIIAVGIMALIGIITAIKAMNQKLTESFSTMGANGFTIRYRERNIRFGGGGNEIQKEKKGQKKEKKSSIGRIITKEEAELFKQHFKFPATVGISAFAQRNGLVSFESKKTSPNVFVFGADENYLALNGFKLLAGRNMSIQDVNSGRYVCIVGYDVANNLFKGKPEKAVNAIVRMNNIPYRVLGVLASRGSSFGFSRDNIFITGYINSKKQFNSGFSYTLAIMTDQVNQVEEAMGESEGVFRAVRKLTTTEGNNFVIDRNDSVAEKAINSLGFLTISATVIGLITLIGAAIGLMNIMLVSVTERTKEVGLVKAIGGKSSSVRLQFLLEAILISLLGALFGIILGILLGNLAATVFNTGFVVPWQWVGLGIAICSLVGLLAGLYPALKAGKLNPIEALRYE
- a CDS encoding MotA/TolQ/ExbB proton channel family protein, producing MADTKPTAAATVKATSVQVKKSSNAISWLAPILCIIAGYAFWRFVLGADSGFGIPDKDGGFWPDHKEPKNALHRIYEGGIIVPLLIGMFLMVVVFSIERLLTIRKALGSGSIADFIRKVQYHLANRNVEAALSECDKQRGSVANVMRAGLRRYKEMTVNNELDTEQKVLAIQKEVEEATALELPMLQKNLVFLSTITSVGTLIALLGTVMGMIRSFSALGSDEGGGSNAAALAIGISEALYNTALGIGTSAIAMIMYNVFTTKIDSITYGIDESGFTLTQSFASLYK
- a CDS encoding biopolymer transporter ExbD, which produces MPSVKIPKKSTDVDMTPFVDVAFLILTFFIMATKFKPPEAAEITTPNSVSTELLPDNDAILVSVDSAGRVFFEMLVQASPQLKYDVISNMNTTRNLGLTQEEMTKFKNKVPAVGMPIAQLKSYLSMNEEEMKRVKMPGIPVNDSLGGELYFWIRDAISVMAGKKTNYLIKGDNNTKYPIFDQVLNAFKKNDIYKFNLVTTPEGVPANTDRDRLNKAILSQRK
- a CDS encoding biopolymer transporter ExbD — translated: MASIDTGGGDSGHKKGPGVKKAKKMSTRIDMTPMVDLGFLLITFFIFTTTMSSPSTMDLFMPKDTEKDEDQNKAKQSGALTILLAKDNTAYYYEGELAPDASNFKSVKFSELRQIIINKKKDVISRYVNDPKCVETKLTESKARGREKTRAEAEDECKQADMVVVIKPNKESTYKNTVDILDEMTINNIKRFALVNISPVEDELIAKTEGASGGQ